The following is a genomic window from Candidatus Xiphinematobacter sp. Idaho Grape.
TCTTACCAAGGCCCACACAGCCCTTCCGCTGGCTATGCTTCCGGAGAGAGACTTCTCTCAGGTACTCAGCCAAAAATTAAAATGGAGCGGCAGCAACCTATAAAGCACGAGCCAAACTTCCAACCAGCTCTCTTTAGAATCCTCCGCCTTGCAGAATAAGCGCGCTCCCTTGTTCCATGAGCACTCCCGAGTATTCGCAACACCTTCGGCAACTCGCCATCCGGATTGTTTCTAGACTCCGACACGCCGGCCACACAGCCCTCTTTGCAGGAGGATGCGTACGCGATCAACTCCTCAGAATCCCACCACACGACTACGATGTCGCTACTGATGCCCGTCCTGATCAAGTACAATCTCTCTTTGAGAAAACACTACCCATAGGCGCTCAATTTGGAGTCGTGCTAGTCGTCGAACAGGGTAGTCCGTTTCAGGTAGCTACCTTTCGCGCAGAAGGGAGTTATGTAGATCATCGCCATCCCAGAGAAATTTCCTTTGGGACTCCTGAGCAAGATGCTTTCCGGAGAGATTTCACTGTAAATGGGCTTTTCGAGGACCCTTTTGAGGGTTGTATCCTTGACTATGTTGGAGGACGGGAGGACCTAGAGAAGGGGATAATTCGTTGCATTGGGAATGCAACAGACCGTTTTGAGGAGGACCGCTTACGCGTTATGCGTGCTATACGTCTCGCGTCAACTTTAGACTTCCAGATTCATTCAAACACGTGGAAAGCATTAACCATCTGTGCTTCCAATCTCAATGAGATTAGCGCTGAACGCATCCGTGAAGAGCTTAACCGGATTCTGCTTTCCCCAAGACGAATGCAAGGCTTCGATCTGTTAGACAAAAGTGGCGTGCTTAGTTTTCTACTCCCTGAAGTAGAAGCTCTAAAAGGCTGCAAACAGCCCCCAGAGTTCCACCCAGAAGGAGATGTTTTTATCCATACGCGCTTAATGCTCGCCTTGCTCCACGCACAAGTGCCACTCCATTTAGCCTTAGCCACCCTTTTCCATGATATCGGAAAGCCTGGTACTATGCAAGAGGACCAAGCTGGGCGCATACGCTTTAACACTCATGAGAAACTCAGTGCTGAAATGGCCTACAAAATCATGAAACGCTTGCGCTACTCTAATACAGAAATTGAGGTCACTCAAACTCTCATTCGCAATCATATGGCTTTTAAAGATGTGCAAAACATGCGTCCTTCTACACTGAAACGCTTCCTTGCGCGACACAGCTTCAAAGATGAGTTAGAACTCCACCGCATAGATTGTTTGAGCAGTCATGGCTCGCTCAGCAACTACGAATTCCTTATCGCGAAGTGCGCAGAGTTCTCCCATGCGCCTCTTGCACCCACTGCATTGATCAGTGGTAAGGACCTCCTCGCTCTTGACTGGAAGCCTGGTCCTCAATTTAGAATAGCACTAGAGGCTGCCTATAATGCTCAACTTGAAGGTCTTCTTTCTTCCAAAGAAGAAGCTATCACCTTTCTTTTGGAAAAATTTTCCGATTTGGGAAGCGATAAGACATCGTCCCGAGGAAAAATATAACGGCATCTTGGGAAAGATCACAATATACTCCCTCATAGGCGGTGGGGGTCTCGAACCCCCGACCTACTGGGTGTAAACCAGTCGCTCTACCGCTGAGCTAACCGCCTGCTAAAAAAGTAAGGGGAATTAGGGCAGTCGATGCATTTTCTCTATCCACTTGGCATGGACAAACGGCGAAATTTCCGACGGTTTGATCTCACTACGACCTCCCCAAAATATATTGGTGTAACGGACGGGGATACCCACGGACTGTAGATGTTGATCGATAGACGTCTTGTGGGCAAGTAGTACCTCCTTGCGCGTACCATGCGCCACGGCCATGATATTTACGTTATTGAACTCTGGACCAGCTTCTCTCCAGTAGCAATGAGTAAGAATTTCGTGGCGCCCTACCTCCGCCCCAGCCCTTTCTTCAAATCCTGCAGGGACCGCCCAGTGGAAGAGGGCATTAAAGCGAGTAACACGCTTGCCACTCTGAGAGGGTTTTACATGTTCAAGAAATGTGGAAAATCGTCCGATAAACTTGCGTGATTCTAAAGACTTAGCTATCCGGAAAAAATCCTCTGCTTTTAGGCCTAGCCGGCAAATCCTCCTTTCCCAGGCAGGTTCGCAAATTTCTTCAGGAGAAAATTCTTCCTTTAGAGCTAAGAGAACTTTCCACTCCAGCGGAGTAACGGGAGATGTAGAAGTCACTAACATCTTTGCCGAGCTGGCAGACTTATCACCAGGCTGGATGGACTTGCGCCGAACATGCCCAACACCAAGAGTGAAGATCCCCTTGGCTCGCATAAGTCGAAAGCTCTCCGCACCCGTCCTACACAAGAGAATATTACAGTGAGATTCTAACGATTCACCAAGAGGGACCTTTAACGTTGTCCAGAGTCGATAGGATCCACCTGGAGTTCCTGCGTCAGCAGAACGGACGACAACATGGCCTGAGAACGGATCTTCTTGGAACATAAAATCAAAGGCAGAATCCAGTTTCTCCCCAGAAATCTTCCAAGCCACAAGCGCCCCCTCTGCTATGCGGTTAGCAAGCAAAGTCTGACGTACCCTGCGGATGGTACCCATCTTCAGCATAGTTCGAATTCTTTCTAGTACAACCGCCAAATCTACACCGCTACGGAGGGAAATTTCTCTAAACGGCTCTCTAAAAAACCCAGAGATTTGATCCTCAGAGACTTCTAAAATCCGAGCGTTTATCGGATCATCATGATCAGACGATACTGTATACATAAATCCACATACCCTCTTTCTATTATTAGCGCTGCCCGATAGGCTTTACCTTTTTCCCAGGAACTGGTCCGGTATACTCGCTTAGCGGCCGATAGAGCCGATTATCCGCGAGCTGCTCCAGGATGTGAGCCGTCCATCCAGCCGTGCGTGCGATGGTGAAGACAGGAGTGAACATATCGGTTGGAATGCCCAGGGAGTAATAGACCGTAGCCGAATAAAAATCAACGTTAGCATGAAGGCCTTTCTTTGCCTTCATGATAGCAGCAATGCGTTCAGACATTTGGATCCACTTCTTCTCGCCCAGCCTATTACAAAGCTTAAGAGCCATTTGCCGTAGATGTGGAGCACGAGGATCTAATGTACGGTAAACACGGTGGCCAATACCCATAATTTTCTTTTTTTGAGCAAGACGCTCCCCGACCCAATCATCCACCCGATCTAGACTCTCGATTTCGAGGAGCATGTGAATGACACCCTCATTAGCTCCGCCGTGGAGAGGTCCCTTGAGAGTACCAATAGCGGAAGTAATAGCAGAGTAAATATCACTCAAGGTAGAAATGGTAACGCGTGCAGAGAAAGTAGAAGCGTTCATACCGTGATCGGCATGGAGCACGTAGGCGAGATCTAATGCATTTACTACCTCAGCTGAGGGCTCCTCTGCATTGAGTAAATAAAGAAAGTGGGCAGCCTCTCCAAGGTCTTCACGAATTGGAGGCAGACTTTTGCCTTGGCGGGCACGGTGAAAGTAAGCGGCTATAATTGCTACCGCAGCTGTGATATCAATAGCCCGCTTCTGATCAGCTTCGGCACCACCCTTCTTCACCCTGTCATAGAGCCCCATCATTGATATGCCTGTACGGAGTATATCCATGGGATTAGCGTCTTTCGGTGCTCCCATAATAAAACTCAGCACTCCTTCAGGTAACCTGCGGCAATGGCTCAAATCAGCCTTGAGGTGATTAAGTTCATTTTGGTCAGGTAATCTCCCGTGCCAGAGCAAATATACCACCTCTTCATAACTGACTTTACCGGCCAGTTCGTTGATATCATACCCAGCATAGATCAGAATTCCTTTTTCTCCCAACACATCACTAATGGTGGTGCTGTTTGCAACGATCCCCTCTAGCCCTTTGGCAGTAGTAATTGTCACGGTAGCGCTGGGACAACCCCCATTATATTATGTAGCATACAACTCTTTCCTAGCCGTGAAGAGCCGAGAGAGTGAAGGAACGCAGGCTGTCGTAAACATGTAAGGGTTTGCTAACACAGCTACTACTTATTAGCTTTTAAGGCCTGAATCAGAGCTTCTGCAATATCCGCAGGTGATCTAGCTATGTGGAAACCAGCCTGTTCTAGGGCCTCTATCTTACTCTGTGCAGTCCCCCTTCCTCTGGAAATAATGGCTCCGGCATGTCCCATGCGTCGCCCAGCTGGTGCGGTTGCACCGGAAACAAAGGCAGCGAGAGGTTTTTCACCATGTTCTTTTGCCCAAGTAGCGGCTTCCTCCTCTGCTGTACCCCCAATTTCTCCAACGAGAACAATTCCTTGTGTCTCTGGGTCATCGTGCAGCATCTTGAGAGCCTCTAGGTGTGAAGTCCCCTGGATAGGATCGCCCCCGATGCCAATACACGTGCTCTGTCCATAGCCACGTCCTGTTAATTGCCAGACAGCCTCGTAAGTAAGAGTCCCGGAGCGAGAGATAATTCCAATGGAGCCTGGTTTGTGGATATAGCCAGGCATAATGCCGATCTTACACTGCCCAGGCGTTATAATGCCTGGGCAGTTAGGCCCGACTAACCGACACTCTTTATCCTTCAATATTGCCATTACTCGTACCATATCCATAACAGGAATACCTTCAGTAATACAGACAATAAGCCTCACGCCTGATGCAGCCGCCTCCAGCACTGCATCAGCAGCAAATGGGCCCGGTACAAAGATCATTGTGGCGTCACATCCAGTATTCTTCCGCGCCTCCTCTACAGTATCAAATATCGGCACTTTAGAATCAAAAGTTTCTCCTCCATGCCCTGGAGTCACCCCAGCCACGACATTGGTTCCATATTCCATGCAACCACGCGCGTGAAAGGAACCAGACTTCCCTGTGATCCCCTGCACCAGCAGGCGAGTATTCTTGTTAATCAAGATTGCCACACTTTTTTCCTAAAAAGGATTCTACGGTTACTTACGGCAAAGGCAGAGATGTTTGGGCCGCCACCACTGCTCTCTGGGCAGCATCAGCCAAGCTATCCGCCGCAATAATAGGGAGGTGGGACTCTACAAGCAATTTTTTTCCAAACTCTCCATGAGTACCTTCCAAGCGGATAATGAGCGGTACAGATAAGCCCACTGTACGCACAGCGTTAAGAATTCCTTGGGCGATAATATCGCATCTCATAATACCCCCAAAAATGTTTACTAGGATTGCCTTGACACTTTTATCACTAATAAGAATTTTGAAGGCTGCTGTTACCTGTTCTTCACTTGCACTACCACCGACATCAAGGAAATTAGCAGGACTACCTCCATAATATTTGATAATATCCATCGTTGCCATGGCCAGCCCTGCACCATTTACTAGACAAGCGACGTTTCCGTCCAGTCTAACGTAGTTTAGGTTAAACCTAGAGGCTTCTACTTCACGGAAATCCTCCTCTGCAAGATCGCGTAGAGCCGTAACATCTGGATGCCGAAAAAGTGCGTTATCGTCGAAGCTGCACTTTGCATCCAAAGCAAGGACTCTGCCATCCATCGTTGATACAAGCGGATTAACTTCTACAAGGGCACAATCAAAGGAAACAAAAAAGTTAAAAAGGCGAAGAAAGAAAGCAGTAGCCTCAGTAATCTTTGAGTGCTTAAAGCCAAGCCGATACGCTAAATTTCGTGCTTGATAAGTCTGTAGACCCATTAAAGGGTGCACAGGCTCACGGAAGATTTTTTCAGAAGATCTCTCAACCATATTTTCGATTTCTACCCCCCCCTCTGGGCTAGCAACTAAAAGCGGAACGCTCGTCTCGCGATCCACGACAATTGCAAGGTAACATTCCTTACTAATCTCCACACTTTCAGCTATAAGCACCTGATGAACAATCTGTCCCTCCGATCCAGTCTGACAAGTAACTAGAGTATTGCCTAACATTTGAGAAGTCACTTCAGCAACTTGTTCCGTTGAGTTGCAAAGGTGGACCCCTCCGCAAAATCCGTTTATAAATACACCTTTTCCACGCCCTCCCGCGTGAATTTGCGCTTTAACAACGAAACGATGCACACCTAGTTCGGCAGCAACTTCACGTGCCTGGTTTGAGGTAGACGCTGGAGCTCCTTTAGGAGTAGCCACTTGGAATTTTTCAAACAACTGTTTGGCTTGGTATTCGTGGATATTCATTCTTCAAAGGTTAGTGCAGAAGAGCAAGTAGAGTTGGGGACAGGAGCGAGGGCGTCAAGTGCTTGTGGAGGAATAAAAATCGCTAGCGCCAAAAATCCTGATTTGCCATTGTCTTCCACACGGAAAGTTACTCTCTCCCAGTTTCTATCAAGAGTCATCCTTTTATTCATACCCTCCCATTGGACGTTAAGGCTTTCCCATTAACACACTCCGCCCCACCCATTAATTAATGGGTGGGGCGCCAGGACCATCCTACCAAAGGGAGGCATCTGTGGCAAGAAGCTGTTATCAGCACTGGGAATTGTTTGCCTTCCGATTGTTATAATAGAACTGAAAACTGTGTTAGCTGCTAGTCGCATCCACAGGAATGGGGTTTCGACAATGCCTGAGGGAAAAGATATCCGCTCAGCGCTTTGGCATCATTATAGGCAGTTACAACTCGCAGGGTATCAGTTTTTGGCAAGGTGACCAAAACATCCAAATTATAGGCCGTCCGTCGTTAACTAAGTCAAAAGACCAAACCTTTCGCCTAACCTGTTCCACCCAGCAGGTAAGATTTCGAAAATGCATCGCATAGCTTTGCAGATGAGGGAAGAGCTAGGAAGAGAACCTAGCAATGGGAGTTAGCAGACGAATTTAGTACGGCCCACATTCTAGATGTCTCTGTTAATGATAACAAAGATGCAATGGAATTTAGCGAAACTGTGCGTGATGCTGAAGCGCAGGCTGCGAGACAAGAATCTTTACGAAAGAGGTGGGAGAACTTAAGATGACTATCTAGAAGACGGTCCTCAGCTGAATGGAGTGGAAAGTGTTCCCTCCTATCAGGATGTCGCTGACGATTACAAGTTGGTCACCTGTTTGAATTAGGCCACGCTGCTTGAGCAGATTCTCTGCATTTGTGACAGTATGGTCCGGGGAGCTTGCAAATGGCATATGGATAGGAAAAATATTCCAATTCAACATCAACTGGCGTACCACTTCCTCGTTGGGGGAGAAGGCAAATACCGAGGTTCCTATCAATCGAAGGTGACTTACGTAGTAAGCCATTACACCACGTCGGGTGAAGACGATCAGCTTTGAATTAGGAAGAGAATTGGCCAAAACTATCGCTGATTTTATCAACTCCTGTTTGCAATCTACAGCGGTCATCTCCTGAGCTCGGAAAGTTTTATTATCACTTTCGACCCGGCAAGCAATCTGATCAAAAGTGCGTACGCATTCCACTGGATACCTTCCTATGCTGGTTTCTCCGCTTAACATGATTGCGTCTACCTGTTCGAAAACAGCGTACGCGACGTCTATGATCTCTGCACGGGTCGGAAGGGGATTTTTAGTCATGGACTCCAGCATATGAGTAGCAACGATCACAGGCCGTCCAATCTGTAAGCAGCGTCTGGTAACACTCCTCTGAATAATAGGAAGTTCCTCCATTGGACACTCAATACCAAGATCACCACGGGCCAACATGATGGCATCTGCTTCACGAATAATTTCATCGATAACCTGTACAGCATGCTGGTCCTCAATCTTCGCAATGATAGAGGCAACACTCCCATGTTGACGGAGGATTTTACGGAGCTCCTGAATGTCGCTTGCTTCCCGACAGAAACTGAGAGCTACAAAGTCTACTCCTATCTCCATGCCTAATTTAATGTCCGCGAGATCCTTCTCGGTTAAAGGTGGTATACTAACTCGAACACCTGGGAGATTGATATGTCTACGCGATCTTAAGATCCCCGGAGTCAGCACTTTGCAACGTATCCTGTTCTCTTGCTTTGCGAGCACTTGCATACGAATCACGCCATTGTCTACAAGGAGAGTACTTCCTACAGATACATCTTGGGCTAAGCCATTATAGTTGACATCCACAGAGTAGACTTCTTTTTTGCTAGTGCCACGAACTGTAAATTCTACGATGTTCCCCATCTTAAGATGGAGAGGACTACTTAAGTCACCAGTTCGAATGGCTGGACCTTGAGTGTCGAGCAGAATGCCAACCACTTTCCCCTTCTTGGTAGCAACCTTGCGGATACTTTGAACTACTTTATACACCCAGCCATGGACAGCGTGGCTCATGTTTATCCTAAAAATGTTGCATCCAGCTTCAATTAGTTCAGAGATCTTTTCTTCAGAATCTGTCGCTGGGCCTAGGGTGCAGACGATTTTTGTTTTGCGCATAGCCTTTGAGCCTTAACCGGAAAGGAAGTGCCATAGTCTGGTGAGTGCCTTTCTACAGGCCACTGATTGCACGAAAGTTATCTAGTTAGTAAGAGTTGCGACGCGTACGATGTGAATACGCTCCCTGCAAACTTATGATCTTCGTGAGCGCTGTTCCCTTTGTCCCTTTGATCTTTTATCGATATTTCCTAAGAAGAAGAAACACTTTGACTTTCGTTTTCCGGAGAAAGCTCTTCGCCAACTGCATAGCGGACAAAACGGCGAATCACAATATTTTCCCCTAGCCTTGCAATTTGTTTATTCACAAGTTCCTGGATAGTAGAATCAGGGTATTTTACAAAAGCTTGTTCAAGCAGACAAACCGTGGAGTAGAATTTGTCTAGTTTTCCTTCTACGATCTTCTCCACCACACGAACAGGCTTACCCTGAACCTGAGCGGCGTAGACTCTGCGCTCGCGCTCAACTATGTGAGTGGGCACCTCCCCACGCTTTAGATAGATCGGATGGGAAGCCGCAATGTGCAGAGTGATGTCTTTTACAAACTCACGAAAGGTTTCATTTTTAGCGACAAAGTCGGTCTCACAATTAACTTCAACAAGCACTCCAACCTTTCCCTGTAGATGGATGTAGGATGCTACAATGCCCTCCTGCACCGTGCGAGAAAATTTCTTTTCGGCAAACGCAATGCCTTTTTCACGAAGAAGGTTTTCTGCCTTAGCAATATTCCCACCTACCTCAACGAGAGCACGCTTGCAGTCCATTATACCTGCATTAGTCTTTTCGCGAAGGTCCTTAACAAGTCTTGCGGTAATTATTTCAGCCATAACGGAATGCGCCGATCCAACCTCCTCCTGCCAATGTGGATACAGGGGAGAGGCCAGAACCATGTAACATCTTCTTAAGTTTATCCGGCAATAGTAGAATCTGGCTCTACGCCGCTTACCTTGCCTCTCAGCTGAGAGGCTTGATAGATGGCGTCCACCAGCATCTGTAAAATCATTCGGACTGATCGGATAGCATCATCATTGCCAGCAATGGGATAATCGATACAGGAGGGATTGCTGTTGGTATCTACAACGGCAACGATTGGAATGCGGAGGCGGTTGGCCTCGGATATGGCAATTTTTTCACAGAGAGTGTCAATAACAACAATTGCATCAGGCAGCGTTTCCATTTCAGCGATCCCGTCGAGATTGGAATGCAGCTTAATGGACTCCCGATGGAGAGCAGAAGCTTCTTGCTTGTTTATTCGAGACCAGCCGGCACTCCCTTCAAGGGCTTCCAGCTTCTGCATACGGGCAACACTTTTCCGAATCGTTATTAAATTGGTTAATGTCCCACCCAACCACCGCTGATTGACAAAAAATTGGCCAGTGGCGATAGCTGCCTCTTTCACAGCTTCTTGCGCTTGTTTTTTTGTCCCCACAAAAAGAACTCTGCCTCCACCTTGCACCACCTGCCCTAAAAAGAGAGAGGCCTGTGCCAACTGCTCGACCGTCTTCTCTAAGTTGATAATGTAGATCGAGTTGCGTTCTTCTAAAATATAGTCACGCATCTTGGGATGCCATCTTTTAGTTTGATGCCCATAGTGGACTCCTGCTTCTAGCAGTTCAGTCATAAGTTCCATTTTCGGTCGAGAAAGAGAGAGGTCATTCATAGAGTCTCGCTAAAGGGAGTCTACCTTTAGGGTTTGATCCTGACTGCATTCCGGAGGATGGGACCCAGTCTGTTCACCAAAAAGGATAAGCTCAAGATCACGGTTGGCCTTAAAGCCACTACCTGCTGGAATGAGGTGTCCCATAATAACGTTCTCCTTAAATCCACGGAGAGAATCTGTTTTACCCAGAGTGGCTGCTTCCGTAAGTATGCGGGTAGTGTCTTGAAAAGACGCTGCCGAAATAAAACTGTCGGTCTCTAGGGAGGCTTTGGTAATTCCAAGTAAAATAGGGGAGGCTTCAGCTGGTTTTCCACCCTGTTCTGTGACTTTGTCGTTTTCCCCTTTAAACTCTAGCCGGTCCACTTGATCACCCCAGAGCATAGAGGTGTCACCTGGATCGGTGATCTTAACCTTTCGTAGCATTTGACGCACAATGATCTCGATATGCTTGTCATTAATTTCTACCCCCTGTAGTCGATACACCTCTTGCACCTCATTGAGGAGGTGTTCCTGTAGCTCTTGAGGACCACACACCTCTAACACCTCATGTGGCACGACGGGACCTTCGGTCAGTTGTTGTCCCTTTTTTACGAAATCCCCCTTAAAAACAATGATGTGCCTGCTAAGCGGAATGAGATGTTCCTCTTCCACGCTTGCTGCCTTGTTGGTAATGATAAGGCGACGTCTCCCACGAACTGTCCCACCAATTTCAACCGTACCGTCTACCTTCGCAATCTCCGCAGCATCCTTTGGGCGGCGTGCTTCAAATAATTCGGCAACCCTGGGTAATCCACCCGTAATGTCCTTAGTTTTGGCGATCTTTCGTGGTGTTTTCGCGAGCAACTGGCCGGCTTGAACAATTCTTCCTTCCGTTACGGTAATGTGGGCCCCAGCTGGAATAGAATAGCTAACGACTACCATCGCCTGGTCATCCAGAATGACTATCTGAGGATGAAGATCTTCCTTGTGCTCGATCACCATCGTGCCCATAAGTCCAGTTGTTTCGTCCACCTGTTTTCGAATGGTGACCCCAGGAATCATGTCTCGAAATTCAATACGTCCCGACTTCTCTGTAATAATTGGCACATTATAAGGATCCCACTGGATGAACGTCCTGCCACGTTTGACGAAAGATCCATCTGCTATTGAGATGACAGAACCAACCACAACGTTGTGACTTTCCAGTTCACGCCCATCCTTCTGATGGATGGTGACAGTACCATTCTTGTTTAGGACAATGAAGTTCTCTTCAAGGGAACGTACAGTACGAAGGTCATTGAAGCGCACCCAACCATCATTCTTAGCCTTGATAATGGGCTGCTTAAACGTTTGACTGGCAGTCCCACCTACGTGGAATGTCCGCATGGTAAGCTGAGTACCAGGTTCTCCGATACTCTGAGCAGCAATGATTCCGACTGCCTCTCCAAGTTTTACCATGCTGCCCGTGGCGAGATTTCTTCCGTAACATTTGGCGCAGATGCCCTGCTTCGATTCACAAGTAAGCGCAGAGCGGATCTTAAGCTGTTCGACCCCCATGTTTTCCAGGGCAGTAGCGATCTCTTCGTCAAGGAGATTTCCAGAGCGAACCAAAATTCTCCCAGTCACTGGATCTTTAACGGCCTCACAACTCGTGCGACCCACAATGCGATTGCTTAGGCTGACTACTTCCTCATCCCCTTCGTAGATAGGACGCACTGTAATACCGTTTGCTGTTTCACAATCATATGAGGTGACAATCACGTCCTGGGCAGCATCAACGAGTTTGCGCGTAAGATAGCCTGAGTCAGCCGTTTTCAAGGCAGTGTCTGCAAGCCCCTTGCGGGCGCCATGTGTCGATATGAAGTATTCCAGTACAGTGAGACCCTCACGAAAATTGGATGTAATGGGACTTTCGATGATTTCTCCAGACGGCTTAGCCATGAGACCACGCATGCCAGCAAGCTGTTTGACCTGCGTGCGGTTTCCACGCGCACCAGAGTCCACCATCATATAGACAGGATTCATTTCATGTCGACCTTCATTATGCTCTAGTGTTCGGAAGAGGGCATTTGCAACCTCTTCTCCCGTGTGAGTCCAGATGTCTTGCACCTTGTTCTTACGTTCACCGTCCGTGATAATACCACGATGGTATTGCTTTTCCACTTCGGTAACCTCTCTATAAGCACGTTCTAGGAGTGGAGTCTTCTCCCTTGGAATAATCATGTCTGTAATCCCGATCGAGATCCCTGCCTTAGTAGCAGCACAAAAGCCTACTTCTTTAAGACGATCAAGCGTCTCTACCGTCTTCTGATGGCCGGCGACCTTATAGCAACACCAAATGATTTCGCTAAGTTGCTTCTTACCAGCCACCTTATTGTAAAAACCAATTTCCTGAGGCCAAATTTGGTTGAAAATCACACGGCCTGCAGTTGTTTCAATGACTTTTGTACTAGAATCTCCGTAGGGGGTCTGCCTTCCAAAATCTGGGTTTTGAAGGCGGATTGTAGTATGAATTTGGATCGCCCCTCCAGAGAGGGCTAACTCAACTTCAGCGTGTCCTGCAAAAAGAGGTGGATGTTCTTTCTCCTTATAAGCCACACTTTGGCGCGGATTCTGTGTAAGATAGTAGCATCCCAACGGGATGTCTTGGGAGGGAGTTGTAATTGGCTTTCCACTAGAGGGAGAGAAAATATTATTGGAAGCTAGCATAAACAGCCGAGCTTCCATTTGCGCTTCTACAGAAAGCGGCACGTGGACCGCCATCTGGTCGCCGTCAAAGTCTGCATTATAGGCAGTGCAAACTAGCGGGTGGATCCGGATTGCCTCACCCTCAATAAGAATAGGTTCAAAGGCTTGGATGGAGAGACGATGCAATGTGGGGGCACGGTTCAGAAGCACAGGATGTCCTCTAGTTACCTCATCCAGAATATCCCACACTTCTGGTGTTTGGCGTTCAATCATCTTCTTGGCACTGCGTACAGTATGCACGTATCCCAATTCTTTCAGCCGTCGAATGATAAAGGGTTCAAAGAGAACCAAAGCCATTTTCTTAGGGAGGCCGCACTGGTGAAGCTGTAATTCTGGCCCAATGACTATGACGGAACGTCCCGAGTAATCCACTCGCTTTCCCAAGAGATTTTGCCGAAAGCGACCTCCCTTACCCTTTAGCATATCACTGAGAGACTTTAGTGGACGATTTGCTGCTCCAGTTACAGCACGGC
Proteins encoded in this region:
- the tsf gene encoding translation elongation factor Ts — its product is MAEIITARLVKDLREKTNAGIMDCKRALVEVGGNIAKAENLLREKGIAFAEKKFSRTVQEGIVASYIHLQGKVGVLVEVNCETDFVAKNETFREFVKDITLHIAASHPIYLKRGEVPTHIVERERRVYAAQVQGKPVRVVEKIVEGKLDKFYSTVCLLEQAFVKYPDSTIQELVNKQIARLGENIVIRRFVRYAVGEELSPENESQSVSSS
- the rpoC gene encoding DNA-directed RNA polymerase subunit beta', which codes for MKEFASRDVLLDPREEAFEEVSITVASPEAVRRWSKGEVKNPETINYRTFKPEKGGLFCERIFGPTRDWECSCGKYKRIKHKGVVCDRCGVEVTLARVRRERMGHIELAVPVSHIWFYKCMPSRIGLMLDMTSRQLERVIYYEDYIVIDPGSTDLQLCQLLTEAEFIEVEERYGATFSAAMGARAIQKLLEQIELIKLNDEIEKQMTSTRSKQLRKKLAKRLKLVQGFATSRTRPEWMIVDVLPVIPPDLRPLVPLEGGRFATSDLNDLYRRVINRNNRLKTLLQLKTPEVIIRNEKRMLQEAVDALFDNGRHGRAVTGAANRPLKSLSDMLKGKGGRFRQNLLGKRVDYSGRSVIVIGPELQLHQCGLPKKMALVLFEPFIIRRLKELGYVHTVRSAKKMIERQTPEVWDILDEVTRGHPVLLNRAPTLHRLSIQAFEPILIEGEAIRIHPLVCTAYNADFDGDQMAVHVPLSVEAQMEARLFMLASNNIFSPSSGKPITTPSQDIPLGCYYLTQNPRQSVAYKEKEHPPLFAGHAEVELALSGGAIQIHTTIRLQNPDFGRQTPYGDSSTKVIETTAGRVIFNQIWPQEIGFYNKVAGKKQLSEIIWCCYKVAGHQKTVETLDRLKEVGFCAATKAGISIGITDMIIPREKTPLLERAYREVTEVEKQYHRGIITDGERKNKVQDIWTHTGEEVANALFRTLEHNEGRHEMNPVYMMVDSGARGNRTQVKQLAGMRGLMAKPSGEIIESPITSNFREGLTVLEYFISTHGARKGLADTALKTADSGYLTRKLVDAAQDVIVTSYDCETANGITVRPIYEGDEEVVSLSNRIVGRTSCEAVKDPVTGRILVRSGNLLDEEIATALENMGVEQLKIRSALTCESKQGICAKCYGRNLATGSMVKLGEAVGIIAAQSIGEPGTQLTMRTFHVGGTASQTFKQPIIKAKNDGWVRFNDLRTVRSLEENFIVLNKNGTVTIHQKDGRELESHNVVVGSVISIADGSFVKRGRTFIQWDPYNVPIITEKSGRIEFRDMIPGVTIRKQVDETTGLMGTMVIEHKEDLHPQIVILDDQAMVVVSYSIPAGAHITVTEGRIVQAGQLLAKTPRKIAKTKDITGGLPRVAELFEARRPKDAAEIAKVDGTVEIGGTVRGRRRLIITNKAASVEEEHLIPLSRHIIVFKGDFVKKGQQLTEGPVVPHEVLEVCGPQELQEHLLNEVQEVYRLQGVEINDKHIEIIVRQMLRKVKITDPGDTSMLWGDQVDRLEFKGENDKVTEQGGKPAEASPILLGITKASLETDSFISAASFQDTTRILTEAATLGKTDSLRGFKENVIMGHLIPAGSGFKANRDLELILFGEQTGSHPPECSQDQTLKVDSL
- the rpsB gene encoding 30S ribosomal protein S2; translation: MNDLSLSRPKMELMTELLEAGVHYGHQTKRWHPKMRDYILEERNSIYIINLEKTVEQLAQASLFLGQVVQGGGRVLFVGTKKQAQEAVKEAAIATGQFFVNQRWLGGTLTNLITIRKSVARMQKLEALEGSAGWSRINKQEASALHRESIKLHSNLDGIAEMETLPDAIVVIDTLCEKIAISEANRLRIPIVAVVDTNSNPSCIDYPIAGNDDAIRSVRMILQMLVDAIYQASQLRGKVSGVEPDSTIAG